In the Octadecabacter sp. SW4 genome, one interval contains:
- the bhcB gene encoding beta-hydroxyaspartate dehydratase BhcB yields MYIPTYQDMLDAHDRIKPHIRRTPVRTSDYLNEVTGAELFFKCENFQEPGAFKVRGASNAVFGLDDEQAKRGVATHSSGNHASCLSYAAKLRGIPCNVVMPSTAPHAKKDTVARYGGVITECAPSTSSREAAFARVQAETGGDFVHPYNDPRVIAGQGTCAREFMEQTDGLDIVVAPIGGGGMISGTCLTLSHQAPDVQIIAAEPEQADDAYRSFKAGHIIADDAPKTIADGLLVPLKELTWHFVSNHVTDILTASESEIVEAMKLTWKHLRIVMEPSSAVPLATILKNKDRFAGKRVGIIITGGNVDLDRLPWNVG; encoded by the coding sequence ATGTATATCCCGACATATCAGGACATGCTGGATGCGCACGACCGCATCAAGCCGCATATCCGCCGCACGCCGGTGCGCACCTCTGACTATCTGAACGAGGTGACCGGCGCAGAACTGTTCTTCAAGTGCGAGAACTTTCAGGAACCGGGCGCGTTCAAGGTGCGCGGCGCGTCAAACGCTGTCTTCGGACTGGATGATGAACAGGCAAAACGCGGCGTGGCGACCCATTCGTCGGGCAATCACGCATCCTGCCTGTCCTATGCCGCCAAACTGCGGGGGATCCCGTGCAACGTGGTCATGCCCAGCACCGCGCCGCATGCCAAGAAAGACACCGTCGCGCGCTATGGCGGGGTGATCACCGAATGCGCGCCCTCGACCAGCTCGCGCGAGGCGGCATTTGCGAGGGTGCAGGCCGAAACGGGGGGTGATTTCGTACATCCCTACAATGATCCGCGCGTGATCGCCGGCCAAGGCACCTGCGCGCGCGAGTTCATGGAACAGACCGACGGGCTTGATATCGTCGTTGCGCCGATCGGTGGCGGGGGAATGATTTCCGGCACCTGTCTGACGCTATCGCATCAGGCACCCGACGTGCAGATCATCGCCGCCGAACCGGAACAGGCCGACGACGCCTATCGCAGCTTCAAGGCGGGCCATATCATCGCCGACGATGCGCCCAAGACGATTGCCGATGGTTTGCTGGTGCCGCTGAAAGAGCTGACGTGGCATTTCGTGTCAAACCATGTGACCGATATCCTGACGGCTTCGGAAAGCGAAATCGTTGAGGCGATGAAGCTGACGTGGAAACACCTGCGCATCGTCATGGAACCCAGCAGTGCTGTGCCGCTGGCAACGATCCTCAAGAACAAGGACCGGTTCGCGGGCAAGCGCGTCGGCATCATCATCACTGGCGGGAATGTCGATCTGGATCGCCTGCCTTGGAACGTGGGTTAA